TTGAAAGATGCCATCGAGGAATACGGTAATGCCATCAAACAGTTGGCGGCGGCTAATATCTTCCCCGGCGACATGCTATTTAAGAACTTCGGTGTGACTCGCCACGGGCGGGTGGTGTTCTACGATTACGATGAAATTTGCTATATGACAGAGGTCAATTTCCGCGATATTCCCCCACCGCGCTATCCGGAAGACGAGATGGCCAGCGAACCTTGGTACAGCGTGTCACCCAATGATGTCTTCCCTGAGGAATTCCGTCATTTCTTATGCAGTGACCCGAAAGTCAGGCACTTCTTTGAGGAAGTGCACAGTGACTTGTTCCACGCCAGTTATTGGCGCGGGTTGCAGCAGCGTATTCGGGAGGGGCATGTGGAGGATGTTTTTGCCTATCGCCGGAAACAACGTTTCTCCCAGCGAGTGATCTCTTGAGGGTAGCGACATGCTGCACGCACTCAGATGAGTTTAGATCGCTATACCTTGATTGATCATGCATGAATCATTTGATGCAGTGAGGTGAGGGCTGGCAGAAGAGTAAAGCGTCCGCGCCAGGACGGCGCGGCTCGAGCCTCCAAGGATGGATTTACGGCGTCTTTACGATCGGCCTGTTCTCTCTGAACGATATGAGAGCTTCCATTTTTCTAACTACGACTCCCACCGCCGTAGGATTGCGTGATCTCTTTCGCTGCATGGATAACTAACGCACCCAACTCCGTAACGCGATCATCTGTAATGCGAGATACCGGACCAGAGATCGAGATTGCGGCAAATGCCTCGTGGTGTTCATCGAACAAACAAGCAGCGATACAACGCAGACCGAGAGCATGCTCTTCATCATCAAATGAATAGCCTTGCTTGCGAATCAACGCCAAATTCTCTTTTAAGCTGGCTGGATTGGTGCGGGTATGTTGGGTATAGGCATGTAACCCTTTTTTATGTAACAGCTGCACCAACTGCTCATCCGTTAGTGTGGAGAGAAAGGCTTTACCTGCCCCAGAGGCATGCATAGGCAGCTTACCGCCAATAGGCGCAGACATTCGCATCAACGCCGTACATTGCACCTGATCGATAATGATGGCCTGATAATCGCTATGATCTAAAACGGCTAAATTTACCGTTTCGCCAGACTCATCCATCAAACGCCGTAACATCGGGTGTACCATGGCGAGCAGATTACGGCTTTGCAAAAAGCTACTGCCGACAATAAAGGCGTGAGCCCCCATGGTCCAAAGCCCTAAATCCCCCACCTGACGCACAAAACCTTGCTGTTGCATCGTAGTCAGAAGGCGATGAGTCGTTGAGTTCGGTAAACCCGCCTGCTGCGCTAAATCCGTCAGTGCCACACTTCCTTGCGCTTCGGAAATATATTCCAATAATTTAAGTCCACGTGTTAATGACTGAACTTGACCCGTTGCTGCAGGGGTGGTTTGCGCGGCAGTCTTAGGTTTCTTTCCCCGTTTTATTGAAATCGGTAATGCCATAAGTCAGCCTCATCTTTATTTTTATGGAATTCATTTTCGTTTTTCAATTATGCATGCAAACTCGAAAAAATGCTCATCCGATGAGTTTGCTCTTCTACCTGAAAAAGTCTCAACTGTGAGCTGACTCATTACATGAGTAACTTGTGCTAGGATGACAGACGGGTATGTCGAATGGATTATTTTTGCAACAGGGTAAAGAGGCGGCAGTGGTGGATACAGTCACAAATAATAAAATTAAGACGTTGCATCAGCAATTAACAAAGCGAATTTTGGTACTGGACGGTGGTATGGGCACCATGATCCAGAGCTATCGGCTGGAAGAAGCAGATTATCGCGGTGCGCGTTTTGCCGATTGGCCAAGTGACCTGAAAGGTAACAATGATTTATTGGTCCTTTCTAAGCCGGAAGTCATCACTGCCATACATAATGCCTACTTGGAAGCGGGCGCAGATATTCTCGAAACCAATACATTCAACTCGACCACCATCGCGATGGCAGATTATCAGATGGAGTCACTGTCCGCTGAGATTAACTACGAAGCTGCCCGTTTGGCCCGTATCTGCGCTGATGAATGGACGGCTCGCACACCTGAAAAACCGCGCTATGTCGCTGGGGTGCTTGGCCCGACCAACCGCACTGCATCTATCTCCCCAAAGGTTAACGATCCCGCATTCCGTAATGTCAGTTTTGATCAATTGGTTGATGCCTATCGGGAATCAACCCGTGCGCTGATTGAGGGTGGTGTCGATCTGATTATGATTGAAACCGTCTTTGATACCCTGAATGCCAAAGCGGCCACCTTCGCCGTCGAATCCGAATTTGAAGCGATGGGCGTGCTGTTGCCTGTCATGATTTCCGGCACAATCACCGATGCCTCGGGCCGAACGTTATCGGGTCAAACGACGGAAGCGTTTTATAACTCGTTACGTCACGTTAAGCCGATCTCCTTTGGCCTGAACTGTGCCTTGGGGCCAGATGAATTACGTCAATATGTCGCTGAGTTATCGCGCATCTCTGAATATTATGTCAGTGCTCACCCAAACGCTGGGTTGCCAAATGCCTTTGGTGAATACGATCTTGATGCCAAAGAAATGGCTGAACATATTGGCGAGTGGGCGCAGGCAGGATTCCTGAATATTGTTGGTGGTTGCTGCGGCACCACACCACAGCATATCGCGGCGATGGCGAAAGCGGTCGAAGGTGTGCCGCCGCGTCCTTTACCTGATATCCCCGTAGCTTGTCGTTTGGCGGGGCTGGAACCCCTGACTATCGATGCTAACACACTGTTTGTTAACGTCGGTGAGCGTACCAACGTGACCGGTTCTGCTCGATTCAAACGGTTGATAAAAGAAGATAAATACGACGAAGCCTTGGAAGTTGCGCTCCAACAAGTGGAAAGCGGCGCGCAGATCATCGATATCAACATGGATGAGGGGATGCTGGACGCAGAAGCGGCCATGGTACGTTTTCTCAATCTGATTGCCGGTGAGCCTGATATCGCGCGCGTTCCAATCATGATCGACTCCTCCAAATGGGATGTGATCGAAAAAGGGCTGAAATGCATTCAGGGCAAAGGCATTGTTAACTCAATTTCAATGAAAGAAGGCGAAGAAGCCTTTATTCACCATGCCAAATTGGTTCGTCGCTATGGTGCCGCCATGGTTGTGATGGCATTTGATGAGGTGGGACAGGCAGATACCCGCGCCCGTAAAATCGAGATTTGTCGACGTGCCTACAAGATTTTGACTGAAACGGTGGGCTTCCCGCCGGAAGATATTATTTTCGACCCGAATATTTTTGCTGTGGCAACAGGGATCGAAGAGCATAACAACTACGCTGTTGATTTTATTGAGGCTTGCGCGGATATCAAAGCTGAGCTGCCTCATGCCATGATTTCCGGCGGCGTCTCCAACGTTTCCTTCTCCTTCCGGGGTAACGATCCGGTGCGTGAAGCGATCCACGCGGTGTTCTTGTATTACGCCATTCGTAACGGGATGGACATGGGGATCGTGAACGCGGGTCAGTTGGCGATTTATGATGATTTATCCGATGAGCTGCGTGATGCCGTCGAGGATGTCATTCTCAACCGCCGCAGTGACAGCACCGAGCGCTTACTGGATCTGGCAGAAAAATACCGTAGCAGTAAAAGTGATGAAGTGGCGATTCAACAAGCAGAATGGCGCGGCTGGCCAGTCGTGAAACGCTTGGAGTACTCACTGGTCAAAGGCATTACTGAGTTTATCGAAGCGGATACCGAAGAGGCCCGCCAGCAAGCTGATCGCCCCATTGAAGTGATTGAAGGGCCATTGATGGCTGGGATGAATGTGGTCGGCGACCTGTTTGGCGAAGGGAAGATGTTCCTACCGCAGGTGGTGAAATCCGCGAGGGTGATGAAACAGGCGGTGGCCTACCTCGAACCTTATATTGAGGCCAGCAAACAGAAAGGAACAACGGCGGGTAAAATCCTGCTGGCGACGGTAAAAGGCGATGTTCATGACATCGGTAAAAACATCGTTGGCGTAGTATTGCAGTGTAATAACTACGAAATTATCGATCTTGGCGTGATGGTGCCGACGGAAAAGATTCTGCGTACAGCACGAGAAGAAAACGTGGATATCATCGGCTTATCTGGTCTGATAACGCCGTCGCTGGATGAAATGGTGAACGTGGCGAAAGAGATGGAGCGCCAAGGTTTTACCTTGCCGTTGCTGATTGGCGGTGCGACCACGTCCAAAGCGCATACCGCGGTTAAAATCGAGCAGAACTACAGCGGCTCGACGACCTATGTTTCAAATGCTTCGCGCAGTGTTGGTGTGGTTTCCGCGTTGTTATCGGATACACAGCGCGATGATTTTGTTGCTAAAACGCGCAAAGAGTATGAAACCGTCCGTATTCAACATGCGCGTAAAAAACCACGTACTCCGCCTGTCAGCTTACAAACTGCGCGGGATAACCAAACCGTCATTGATTGGGAAAACTACACGCCGCCCGTGGCGCACAAGTTAGGTGTACAAGCGGTGGAAGCGAGCATTGAAACTCTGCGCAATTACATCGACTGGACGCCATTCTTTATGACGTGGTCGTTGGCGGGCAAGTATCCGCGCATTCTGGAGGATGAGGTTGTCGGCGAAGAAGCTAAGCGCCTGTTTGCTGATGCTAATGACATGCTGGATAAACTGTCAGTAGAAGGATTGCTGCATCCTAAAGGTGTCGTCGGCCTGTTCCCTGCCAACAGTGTAGGGGATGACATCGAAATCTACCGCGATGAGCGCCGTGATGACGTGCTGGTAGTCAGCCATCATTTGCGCCAGCAAACCGAGAAAACCGACTTCCCGAACTATTGCTTGGCCGATTATGTCGCCCCGAAAGCCAGCGGCAAAGCGGATTATTTTGGCGCATTTGCCGTGACGGGTGGCTTGGAAGAAGACGCATTGGCGGACGCCTATGATGCGCAGCATGATGACTACAACAAAATCATGATTAAGGCATTGTCGGACCGTTTGGCGGAGGCTTTCGCTGAATATCTGCATGAGCAGGTGCGTAAAGTATATTGGGGGTTTGCGCCTCATGAAAACCTGAGCAATGAAGAACTGGTGCGTGAAAACTATCAGGGCATTCGCCCTGCACCAGGCTATCCCGCTTGCCCAGAGCACACCGAAAAAGGCCAAATCTGGCAGTTGCTCGATGTGGAAACTCACACGGGAATGAAGCTGACCGAGTCTTACGCTATGTGGCCAGGCGCATCGGTATCAGGCTGGTACTTCAGTCATCCCGACAGCAAGTACTTTGCCGTCGCGCAGATTCAGCGGGATCAGGTCGAAGACTATGCCGCGCGCAAAGGGATGCCAGTGGCAGAAGTTGAACGCTGGTTAGCGCCCAATTTGGGCTACGATGCGGATTAATTTCTAACAGCTCAACGTGTTCATTCGACAAATAAAAGGAGATAGCCGCAATGGCTATCTCCTTTTTTTAATCCGCATTTAATAAAAACCATAATGCAGTACGTTTTTGAGCATGGTATCTGATGGGGGAGATAGAAAATGCCCAACAGCGTCAGGCATTTTATTGACGACACGTTATTTCTTATCTTTATTCACCGGCTTGCCTGACCAATAACCCGCGAGCAATGAGCCGGAGAGGTTGTGCCATACCGAGAACAGCGCGCCGGGTAGGGCGGCCAACGGTGAGAAGTAAATTTTCCCCAGTGTGGCGGCCAGTCCTGAGTTTTGCATACCGACTTCAATTGCCAATGTGCGGCAAGTCGATTCATCAAAACCAAACAATTTCCCACCCCAGTAGCCGCTTAATAGGCCAATGCCGTTATGCAGGATAACCGCAATAATCACCACAAACCCGACGGAAGCAATATGGCTTTGGCTACCCGCCACCACAGCACTGATGATAGCCACAATACAAACCATCGACATCGCCGGAAGATAAGGCTCAATGCGCTTAATGGTTTTGGTAAAGGTATGGTGGACAATCAAACCCGCCGTAATCGGGATAACCACGATTTGCAGAATACTTTTTAGCATCCCGACGACATCAACACTGATAGTGGCATCAACATAGAAACGGGTCAGAAGTGGAGTGGCAAAAACACCCACCAGTGTTGAGACGGCAGAGATTGTCACCGACAGTGCAACATCACCTTTTGCGAGGTAAATCATCACATTTGATGCCGTTCCACTGGCAACACTCCCCACCAGTACCATGCCAGCAGAGAGATCGGGTGGCATGCGGAAAAGGATCGCGAGAATCCATGCGGTGAGCGGCATAATCAGGTAATGCAGAAAAGTCGCTGCTGCTACGGGGGCTGGGCGTGACAGCACACGTTTGAAATCATCTAGCCGTAGGGTGACCCCCATGGCAAACATAATCAACATCAATAGTGGGCCAACATAGGGGCCAATACCGATAAAAGTGCTCGGTCGGAAATAGGCTGCGACTGAGAGCAGCAATGCCCATAGCGGGAACAGACGGGTGATTTTTACCAACATGAAGCGAGAGTCCTTAATCGTCAGTGTCAGAAATATGAAAAAACCGGACGCAAGTGTCCGGTTTACAATCTGTTTATATT
The window above is part of the Yersinia massiliensis genome. Proteins encoded here:
- the metH gene encoding methionine synthase: MVDTVTNNKIKTLHQQLTKRILVLDGGMGTMIQSYRLEEADYRGARFADWPSDLKGNNDLLVLSKPEVITAIHNAYLEAGADILETNTFNSTTIAMADYQMESLSAEINYEAARLARICADEWTARTPEKPRYVAGVLGPTNRTASISPKVNDPAFRNVSFDQLVDAYRESTRALIEGGVDLIMIETVFDTLNAKAATFAVESEFEAMGVLLPVMISGTITDASGRTLSGQTTEAFYNSLRHVKPISFGLNCALGPDELRQYVAELSRISEYYVSAHPNAGLPNAFGEYDLDAKEMAEHIGEWAQAGFLNIVGGCCGTTPQHIAAMAKAVEGVPPRPLPDIPVACRLAGLEPLTIDANTLFVNVGERTNVTGSARFKRLIKEDKYDEALEVALQQVESGAQIIDINMDEGMLDAEAAMVRFLNLIAGEPDIARVPIMIDSSKWDVIEKGLKCIQGKGIVNSISMKEGEEAFIHHAKLVRRYGAAMVVMAFDEVGQADTRARKIEICRRAYKILTETVGFPPEDIIFDPNIFAVATGIEEHNNYAVDFIEACADIKAELPHAMISGGVSNVSFSFRGNDPVREAIHAVFLYYAIRNGMDMGIVNAGQLAIYDDLSDELRDAVEDVILNRRSDSTERLLDLAEKYRSSKSDEVAIQQAEWRGWPVVKRLEYSLVKGITEFIEADTEEARQQADRPIEVIEGPLMAGMNVVGDLFGEGKMFLPQVVKSARVMKQAVAYLEPYIEASKQKGTTAGKILLATVKGDVHDIGKNIVGVVLQCNNYEIIDLGVMVPTEKILRTAREENVDIIGLSGLITPSLDEMVNVAKEMERQGFTLPLLIGGATTSKAHTAVKIEQNYSGSTTYVSNASRSVGVVSALLSDTQRDDFVAKTRKEYETVRIQHARKKPRTPPVSLQTARDNQTVIDWENYTPPVAHKLGVQAVEASIETLRNYIDWTPFFMTWSLAGKYPRILEDEVVGEEAKRLFADANDMLDKLSVEGLLHPKGVVGLFPANSVGDDIEIYRDERRDDVLVVSHHLRQQTEKTDFPNYCLADYVAPKASGKADYFGAFAVTGGLEEDALADAYDAQHDDYNKIMIKALSDRLAEAFAEYLHEQVRKVYWGFAPHENLSNEELVRENYQGIRPAPGYPACPEHTEKGQIWQLLDVETHTGMKLTESYAMWPGASVSGWYFSHPDSKYFAVAQIQRDQVEDYAARKGMPVAEVERWLAPNLGYDAD
- the iclR gene encoding glyoxylate bypass operon transcriptional repressor IclR, which gives rise to MALPISIKRGKKPKTAAQTTPAATGQVQSLTRGLKLLEYISEAQGSVALTDLAQQAGLPNSTTHRLLTTMQQQGFVRQVGDLGLWTMGAHAFIVGSSFLQSRNLLAMVHPMLRRLMDESGETVNLAVLDHSDYQAIIIDQVQCTALMRMSAPIGGKLPMHASGAGKAFLSTLTDEQLVQLLHKKGLHAYTQHTRTNPASLKENLALIRKQGYSFDDEEHALGLRCIAACLFDEHHEAFAAISISGPVSRITDDRVTELGALVIHAAKEITQSYGGGSRS
- the panS gene encoding ketopantoate/pantoate/pantothenate transporter PanS → MLVKITRLFPLWALLLSVAAYFRPSTFIGIGPYVGPLLMLIMFAMGVTLRLDDFKRVLSRPAPVAAATFLHYLIMPLTAWILAILFRMPPDLSAGMVLVGSVASGTASNVMIYLAKGDVALSVTISAVSTLVGVFATPLLTRFYVDATISVDVVGMLKSILQIVVIPITAGLIVHHTFTKTIKRIEPYLPAMSMVCIVAIISAVVAGSQSHIASVGFVVIIAVILHNGIGLLSGYWGGKLFGFDESTCRTLAIEVGMQNSGLAATLGKIYFSPLAALPGALFSVWHNLSGSLLAGYWSGKPVNKDKK